CCTTGTTGCCTGTCATTCCGATAAACATCCCGATGGTTTGGTTACCAACCGGAAAACCTGTCGTTTGGTTGGTTATATTTAAATAAGTGTTAATAGAATTAAACTCGTGCAGGTGTAATGTTGTTCGAGGTACATAGGCTTCGCTCCAACCAAAGCCTATACCTATTTTATTTTTATGGTACAACCATACATTACACTCCGAATATGAACATAATATTGAATATTGAGAAAACATTTTCAAAGGCGTAAATGCCATATAACTAATTGACAATAAATCTATTGCCCCCCCCCATGTATATTCTGAAGGGCTTTACGAACGTTTGATTGGCTAATAAAACGCATAAGTTGATAAACTAATTTTTTGCAAAGGTAAAGCATATTTTTTTTATTGTCAAGAGGCAAATTTTTAAACTACGTTGTTATTGTATAGATGGTTGGTTTGAATTTACAAATGGTAGTTGTTATTGTATAGTTGGTAAAATTGCAGATTGAAAAAGTTTTTGATTTTTTATAAATCAGAATAATTGCAGACTAAAATCAGTTTACTTCTTATGCGAGAAATAAACAACCTATTAATTCTGGTGTTCTTGATGATTTTTATCGTCAGGGAGTTTACAACATGGAGGTAATTCTTCGTATGCAAATGGGTCGGCTTTTAAATCGTCTGCCTGATAGCCTACTTTTGAGATGGCTAAACGAATTTTATCCGGAGATGTTTTTTGGGGATTGTAAACAACTGTTACTTCTTTTGTTTTAAGATCAAGATTGGATGAATAGATACCTTTTTCGTAAGCTAACGCTTTTTCGATTCGTTCCTTGCACATTCCACATTGAGCCGATGTTTTAATTTTAATTTCGCTTTTGTTTTGGGCATGAACCATAAAAGTTGCGATAAGAAATAAAATAAAGGTTAATAATTTAGATTTCATATACATTAAGATTTAGTTAGTTTATATCGAATACCAATGTAAAATAGACGTCCCATAATAGGTGCATAAACCATTGATGCATCAAAATAGTTTCCAAATGGGTCGTCCGGAGCTATAATAGGGTGATGTTGGGTATAATTAAGCAAATTTTCAACACCTGTATAAGCATCCCACTGTTTAAAACGACGGGTAAGCTGTACAAATATCATTGTATAAGCCGGAGCCGATGAAGGGATTTGATAAGCATTTGGATTTGTAGAATAATCCGGCAATGACGCCGAACTGTTCCATTGTGTAGTAATGTCAATGAGCCATTTTTCGTACCTTGTTGCATACGATACCGTAAAAAGTGCCTTAAACGGAACTACTAATGGCTTTTGAATTAAATGACTGGTATAGCTTTGTTGTACATCGTTATAGCGACCAATCAAAGTTAAATCAAGGTGTTTTATCGGATTAGCGGTTAA
The Bacteroidales bacterium genome window above contains:
- a CDS encoding heavy-metal-associated domain-containing protein, producing MKSKLLTFILFLIATFMVHAQNKSEIKIKTSAQCGMCKERIEKALAYEKGIYSSNLDLKTKEVTVVYNPQKTSPDKIRLAISKVGYQADDLKADPFAYEELPPCCKLPDDKNHQEHQN